A single Acidaminococcus sp. DNA region contains:
- a CDS encoding MATE family efflux transporter, whose product MMRKLDYGSGSVGKNILYSAIPLTIAQLLLIFYNIVDRFYIGRIPGSGTLALGAVGICFPVIVLVTAFTNLFGIGGAPLFSIALGQKNPKKAQEIVNTAYRLECISALLILLIGEAAMVPLLHLFGAGKEAMPYAVPYLRIYLLGTFCVMISGGMNPYMTAQGYPRAGMIAILIGAIANLILDPIFIFAFGMGVSGAAWATVISQTLSWFYVRRFFASSLSSFKLWLRKKDSEKYLPHALDIMGLGVVPFIMQATNSLVQVVANHALMQWGGALFISAMTIISSVRQVIETPVATIAQGAAPLVSYNYGAHDAAKVRRGIQITTIVAVGYALTVWILIASFPHFFARIFTSDEALIEETVHAIHLYFFAFIFQAFQVTGQNIFRALNKRKQAIFFSLFRKVILVVPLTLLLPNFMGLGTDGVFIAEPISNLIGGTFSYSTMVWIVSHELKSWKEKTDSSQMADGR is encoded by the coding sequence ATGATGCGGAAACTCGATTATGGAAGCGGGAGTGTCGGAAAAAATATCCTGTATTCGGCAATTCCTCTAACGATTGCCCAGCTCCTTTTGATTTTTTATAATATCGTTGACCGCTTTTATATCGGCCGAATTCCGGGAAGCGGGACCCTGGCCCTGGGCGCTGTGGGAATTTGTTTTCCGGTCATCGTTTTGGTTACTGCCTTTACTAATTTATTCGGAATCGGCGGTGCACCGCTGTTTTCTATCGCTTTAGGGCAGAAGAATCCGAAGAAGGCGCAGGAAATTGTCAATACGGCCTATCGATTGGAGTGCATTTCTGCTCTTTTGATTTTGCTTATCGGGGAAGCTGCAATGGTTCCGCTGCTCCATCTTTTCGGGGCCGGAAAAGAAGCAATGCCTTATGCAGTTCCGTACCTCAGGATTTACCTTTTGGGGACATTCTGTGTGATGATTTCCGGCGGTATGAATCCCTACATGACGGCACAGGGATATCCCAGAGCCGGAATGATTGCAATCCTTATCGGGGCAATAGCTAATTTGATTCTGGACCCGATCTTTATTTTTGCATTTGGCATGGGTGTCAGCGGTGCTGCCTGGGCCACCGTGATTTCACAAACACTCTCCTGGTTTTATGTGAGGCGCTTTTTTGCTTCTTCCCTCTCGTCTTTCAAGTTATGGCTGCGTAAAAAAGACAGTGAAAAATATTTACCTCATGCACTTGATATCATGGGACTGGGTGTAGTGCCTTTTATTATGCAGGCGACTAACAGTCTGGTACAGGTTGTTGCCAATCATGCTTTGATGCAGTGGGGCGGAGCTCTTTTCATTTCGGCGATGACCATCATTTCTTCTGTCCGCCAGGTAATCGAGACGCCGGTTGCCACCATTGCTCAGGGAGCGGCACCGCTGGTCAGCTACAATTACGGGGCACATGATGCTGCAAAGGTACGGCGGGGTATTCAGATTACTACCATTGTGGCCGTAGGATATGCCCTGACTGTCTGGATTTTGATAGCTTCTTTCCCGCACTTTTTTGCCCGCATCTTTACTTCGGATGAAGCGTTGATCGAGGAGACAGTACACGCTATTCATTTGTACTTTTTTGCTTTTATTTTCCAGGCTTTTCAGGTTACGGGACAAAATATTTTTCGTGCTCTCAATAAGAGAAAGCAGGCTATCTTCTTCAGTTTGTTCCGTAAAGTGATCCTGGTGGTGCCGCTGACTCTGCTGTTGCCGAATTTCATGGGACTTGGAACCGACGGCGTATTTATAGCGGAACCGATTTCCAATTTAATCGGCGGTACATTCAGCTATTCCACCATGGTCTGGATTGTCAGCCATGAATTAAAATCCTGGAAAGAAAAAACAGATTCATCTCAAATGGCTGACGGCAGGTAG
- a CDS encoding IS1182 family transposase has translation MQKNKPTQKDYTKIGSSYQLFLPLNFEVQIPNDDPVRLVRAMVEGMDVKALYDTYSHVENKLTSPIQLLEIVIYACMEGIRGSRKIEQSCKRDTHFMFLLDGKKAPDNATIARFCSLHLKPCIKKLMIQMDKWLLARGFITLDSLFIDGTKIESVANKYKFVWKNRVLGSQNKLIEKLEQLVPEIEERFGIKVCYGNTFHIRHLKKLLKKLLVIKRAEGIEFVHGCGKRKTILQKYYEILANYLKRLKVYTKQLHICGERNSFAKTDPDATFMRMKEDAMLNGALKPGYNVQYANNSGFTLFADVSAHPTDMRTLIPFLEGFEAHFGQKFANIVADAGYESEENLVWLKKNQYTSYIKPNNYERSKRKKYKNDIGKAENMTYLPDQDMYICKGRRLLKVSKVTQVKNRSGYVSEKTYYECKDCSGCPYKEQCIHGNNCRTPMEKRNKKLVVSKNFAALRAESLKNITSEYGKELRMNRSIQAEGAFADLKDSLNVRRLETRGKGNALVTVGICAMARNVLKVHHKVQDGKEDLHLYPLKKEA, from the coding sequence ATGCAAAAAAACAAACCTACACAAAAGGATTATACAAAAATTGGTAGTTCTTATCAACTTTTTCTTCCTCTAAATTTTGAAGTACAAATCCCTAATGACGATCCTGTTCGCTTGGTGCGTGCCATGGTAGAAGGGATGGATGTAAAGGCATTGTATGACACGTATTCTCATGTCGAGAATAAATTAACGTCACCAATTCAGCTGCTGGAAATCGTCATTTATGCATGTATGGAAGGAATTCGTGGTTCGCGTAAGATAGAGCAATCCTGTAAAAGAGACACTCATTTCATGTTTCTCTTAGATGGGAAAAAAGCTCCGGATAATGCAACCATTGCAAGATTTTGTTCCCTCCATCTAAAACCATGTATCAAGAAACTCATGATTCAGATGGATAAATGGCTGCTGGCTCGCGGTTTCATCACTCTGGATAGCCTGTTCATCGATGGGACAAAAATTGAATCTGTGGCAAACAAGTACAAATTTGTTTGGAAAAACAGAGTCTTAGGCAGCCAGAACAAACTCATAGAGAAACTGGAGCAACTGGTTCCCGAAATCGAGGAACGTTTCGGAATCAAGGTCTGTTACGGAAACACTTTCCACATCCGTCATTTAAAGAAGCTCCTAAAAAAACTGCTTGTCATAAAGCGGGCTGAGGGAATCGAGTTTGTTCACGGATGTGGGAAAAGAAAGACCATTCTACAGAAGTACTATGAGATTTTAGCTAACTATCTCAAACGGCTTAAGGTGTATACGAAGCAGCTTCACATCTGTGGGGAACGGAACAGCTTTGCCAAAACAGACCCGGATGCTACCTTTATGAGGATGAAAGAAGATGCCATGCTTAATGGCGCCTTAAAGCCGGGATACAATGTCCAATATGCAAACAATTCCGGTTTTACCTTGTTTGCAGATGTGAGTGCACATCCCACAGATATGCGGACACTCATTCCTTTTCTTGAAGGATTTGAAGCCCACTTCGGTCAGAAATTTGCAAACATTGTAGCCGATGCAGGCTATGAAAGCGAAGAGAACTTGGTCTGGCTGAAGAAGAATCAGTATACTTCATATATCAAGCCTAACAATTATGAAAGAAGCAAGAGGAAAAAGTATAAGAACGACATCGGCAAAGCAGAAAACATGACATATTTGCCTGATCAAGACATGTATATCTGTAAAGGTAGGAGACTGCTGAAAGTCAGCAAAGTAACCCAGGTAAAGAACCGGTCGGGATATGTGTCAGAGAAAACATATTACGAATGTAAGGACTGCAGCGGTTGTCCCTACAAGGAACAGTGCATCCATGGGAACAATTGCAGGACACCTATGGAGAAAAGAAACAAGAAATTAGTGGTCTCGAAGAATTTTGCTGCATTGAGGGCAGAATCCCTGAAGAACATTACTTCCGAATATGGTAAGGAACTGAGGATGAACCGCAGTATACAGGCAGAAGGAGCCTTTGCGGATCTCAAGGATTCATTAAACGTCAGAAGATTAGAAACCCGAGGCAAAGGAAATGCCCTGGTAACAGTGGGAATATGTGCCATGGCACGGAATGTCCTGAAGGTCCATCACAAAGTTCAAGACGGCAAAGAGGATTTGCACTTATATCCGCTGAAAAAAGAGGCCTAA
- a CDS encoding IS1182 family transposase, whose product MPKNKPTQKDYTKIGSSYQLFLPLNFEVQIPNDDPVRLVRAMVEGMDVKALYDTYSHVENKLTSPIQLLEIVIYACMEGIRGSRKIEQSCKRDTHFMFLLDGKKAPDNATIARFCSLHLKPCIKELMIQMDKWLLARGFITLDSLFIDGTKIESVANKYKFVWKNRVLGSQNKLIEKLEQLVPEIEERFGIKVCYGNTFHIRHLKKLLKKLLVIKRAEGIEFVHGCGKRKTILQKYYEILANYLKRLKVYTKQLHICGERNSFAKTDPDATFMRMKEDAMLNGALKPGYNVQYANNSGFTLFADVSAHPTDMRTLIPFLEGFEAHFGQKFANIVADAGYESEENLVWLKKNQYTSYIKPNNYERSKRKKYKNDIGKAENMTYLPDQDMYICKGRRLLKVSKVTQVKNRSGYVSEKTYYECKDCSGCPYKEQCIHGNNCRTPMEKRNKKLVVSKNFAALRAESLKNITSEYGKELRMNRSIQAEGAFADLKDSLNVRRLETRGKGNALVTVGICAMARNVLKVHHKVQDGKEDLHLYPLKKEA is encoded by the coding sequence ATGCCAAAAAACAAACCTACACAAAAGGATTATACAAAAATTGGCAGTTCTTATCAACTTTTTCTTCCTCTAAATTTTGAAGTACAAATCCCTAATGACGATCCTGTTCGCTTGGTGCGTGCCATGGTAGAAGGGATGGATGTAAAGGCATTGTATGACACGTATTCTCATGTCGAGAATAAATTAACGTCACCAATTCAGCTGCTGGAGATCGTCATTTATGCATGTATGGAAGGAATTCGTGGTTCGCGTAAGATAGAGCAATCCTGTAAAAGAGACACTCATTTCATGTTCCTCTTAGATGGGAAAAAAGCTCCGGATAATGCAACCATTGCAAGATTTTGTTCCCTCCATCTAAAACCATGTATCAAGGAGCTCATGATTCAGATGGATAAATGGCTGCTGGCTCGCGGTTTCATCACGCTGGATAGCCTGTTCATCGATGGGACAAAAATTGAATCTGTGGCAAACAAATACAAATTTGTTTGGAAAAACAGAGTCTTAGGCAGCCAGAACAAACTCATAGAGAAACTGGAGCAACTGGTTCCCGAAATCGAGGAACGTTTCGGAATCAAGGTCTGTTACGGAAACACTTTCCACATCCGTCATTTAAAGAAGCTCCTAAAAAAACTGCTTGTCATAAAGCGGGCTGAAGGGATCGAGTTTGTTCACGGATGTGGGAAAAGAAAGACCATTCTACAGAAGTACTATGAGATTTTAGCTAACTATCTCAAACGGCTTAAGGTGTATACGAAGCAGCTTCACATCTGTGGGGAACGGAACAGCTTTGCCAAAACAGACCCGGATGCTACCTTTATGAGGATGAAAGAAGACGCCATGCTTAATGGCGCCTTAAAGCCGGGATACAATGTCCAATATGCCAACAATTCCGGTTTTACCTTGTTTGCAGATGTGAGTGCACATCCAACAGATATGCGGACACTCATTCCTTTTCTTGAAGGATTTGAAGCCCACTTCGGTCAGAAATTTGCAAACATTGTAGCCGATGCAGGCTATGAAAGCGAAGAGAACTTGGTCTGGCTGAAGAAGAATCAGTATACTTCATATATCAAGCCTAACAATTATGAAAGAAGCAAGAGGAAAAAGTATAAGAACGACATCGGCAAAGCAGAAAACATGACATATTTGCCTGATCAAGACATGTATATCTGTAAAGGTAGGAGACTGCTGAAAGTCAGTAAAGTAACCCAGGTAAAGAACCGGTCAGGATATGTGTCAGAGAAAACATATTACGAATGTAAGGACTGCAGCGGTTGTCCCTACAAGGAACAGTGCATCCATGGGAACAATTGCAGGACACCCATGGAGAAAAGAAACAAGAAATTAGTGGTCTCGAAGAATTTTGCTGCATTGAGGGCAGAATCCCTGAAGAACATTACTTCCGAATATGGTAAGGAACTGAGGATGAACCGCAGTATACAGGCAGAAGGAGCCTTTGCGGATCTCAAGGATTCATTAAACGTCAGAAGACTAGAAACCCGAGGCAAAGGAAATGCCCTGGTAACAGTGGGAATATGTGCCATGGCACGGAATGTCCTGAAGGTCCATCACAAAGTTCAAGACGGCAAAGAGGATTTGCACTTATATCCGCTGAAAAAAGAGGCCTAA
- a CDS encoding NAD(P)H-dependent oxidoreductase, which produces MKKVLLIVGSLRRESFNRQTALLIKKMVENKAEVSLLSYEDLPYMNQDKEFPAPPEVARVRKEVSEADGLWFFTPEYNHSYPGILKNLLDWLSRPVQPGVRKSAVTYGKKAAISGVSGRSAASFSRAKLTDLLDFMGLELMDTQVGISLTPEEMQTNVLVLSDNTKSELQKQADAFLKFLE; this is translated from the coding sequence ATGAAAAAAGTACTGCTCATCGTTGGATCTCTGAGAAGGGAATCCTTTAACCGTCAAACAGCCCTGCTGATAAAAAAGATGGTGGAAAATAAAGCAGAAGTCTCCTTACTTTCCTATGAGGACCTCCCCTACATGAACCAGGACAAAGAATTTCCTGCACCCCCGGAAGTGGCCCGCGTGCGAAAAGAAGTGTCTGAAGCCGATGGTCTCTGGTTCTTTACGCCGGAATATAACCACAGTTATCCCGGTATCCTGAAAAATCTTTTAGACTGGCTCTCCCGTCCCGTACAGCCAGGAGTACGGAAATCGGCTGTAACCTATGGAAAGAAAGCAGCCATCAGTGGTGTGTCCGGGCGCTCTGCCGCAAGTTTTTCCCGGGCTAAACTCACAGACCTGCTTGATTTCATGGGACTTGAGCTCATGGATACTCAGGTGGGGATATCGCTTACGCCGGAAGAAATGCAGACGAATGTCCTTGTGCTCAGCGACAATACGAAGTCAGAACTGCAAAAGCAGGCTGACGCCTTTTTAAAGTTTTTGGAGTAA
- a CDS encoding MBL fold metallo-hydrolase: protein MHTHFEIDLLASGSKGNSALIRAGGTAILIDAGISCRRIVQGLQACGLTPEDLYGIFLTHEHRDHIAGLEVFCKHHTEIPVFANERTWEAMPLRRQLERSQMRVIPRSCTLGSLRIASFKIPHDAADPVGYQIFYGDEKCTYLTDCGVLTDTCERAVDGAEALILEANHDEEMLKAGPYPADLKRRILGREGHLSNLAAGKLLASIGKPPREVFLAHLSEVNNNPETAFHTVHDQLETAGLERQVTLYVGNQHHMVSNIKKEGNL, encoded by the coding sequence ATGCATACTCATTTCGAAATTGATCTTTTAGCCAGCGGCAGCAAAGGCAATTCTGCACTTATCCGTGCGGGCGGAACCGCCATTTTGATTGATGCCGGAATTTCCTGCCGCCGTATTGTCCAGGGACTGCAGGCCTGCGGACTTACACCGGAAGACTTATACGGAATTTTTCTCACTCATGAGCATCGCGATCATATTGCCGGCCTGGAAGTGTTTTGCAAGCACCATACAGAAATTCCCGTTTTTGCCAATGAGCGGACTTGGGAGGCGATGCCTCTGCGCAGGCAGCTTGAACGTTCCCAGATGCGAGTTATCCCCCGGAGCTGTACGCTTGGCAGTCTTCGTATAGCCTCTTTTAAGATTCCTCATGACGCGGCTGATCCGGTTGGTTATCAAATTTTTTATGGTGATGAAAAATGTACGTACCTGACCGACTGCGGGGTATTGACAGATACCTGTGAACGGGCCGTGGATGGAGCGGAAGCCCTGATTCTTGAAGCCAACCATGACGAGGAGATGCTGAAGGCTGGTCCTTATCCGGCCGATTTGAAACGGCGCATCCTCGGGAGGGAAGGGCATCTCTCCAATCTGGCTGCCGGCAAGCTGCTCGCTTCTATCGGGAAGCCGCCGCGGGAAGTTTTCCTGGCGCATCTCAGTGAAGTCAACAATAACCCGGAAACGGCGTTTCATACTGTGCATGATCAGCTGGAAACGGCGGGTCTTGAACGGCAGGTTACCTTATATGTCGGGAACCAGCATCATATGGTCAGCAATATAAAAAAAGAGGGTAATTTATAA
- a CDS encoding transcriptional repressor → MYTAVELAKILRDHGCKVTPQRLVVYDVLAHTKEHPTAEMIYEKVREEYPTMSFATVYKSVEIFSKLGIIQVLNTGEDSFRYDANTTEHPHIRCIKCGKVCDVSHLEAKAVENMVSTETGFDVKGHQFYFYGVCPDCQSKK, encoded by the coding sequence ATGTATACTGCAGTGGAGCTTGCAAAAATTTTGAGGGATCACGGATGCAAAGTAACCCCGCAGCGTCTTGTTGTCTATGATGTATTGGCTCATACCAAAGAACATCCGACGGCTGAAATGATTTATGAAAAGGTTCGTGAAGAGTACCCGACCATGAGTTTTGCTACGGTGTATAAATCCGTGGAAATCTTTAGCAAACTCGGTATTATTCAAGTATTAAACACTGGCGAAGACAGCTTCCGTTATGATGCAAACACGACGGAACATCCGCATATCAGATGTATCAAATGCGGTAAGGTATGTGATGTATCCCACTTGGAAGCAAAGGCTGTTGAAAACATGGTATCTACAGAAACCGGTTTTGATGTAAAGGGTCATCAGTTCTATTTCTACGGTGTATGCCCCGATTGCCAGAGCAAGAAATAA
- a CDS encoding sodium-dependent transporter — protein MAGQDNPMDSFATRLGFILVSAGCAIGIGNVWKFPYLCGQFGGAAFILIYLIFLLIMGIPVMVCEFAIGRGSRRSAAKSFDVLEPPGTRWHKFKWISIIGCYMLMMYYTTVTGWMLYYCYLHFRGAFIGATPKVIGAAFGAMLGSASTMMFWMVLACVIGFLVCYFGIQNGVERITKVMMVALLLLMVALAIHSVFLEGAEKGIEFYLVPNFDAINKIGWGNVIFAAMSQAFFTLSIGIGAMLIFGAYLPRGRSLLGEAVTITALDTFVALMAGFIIIPACFAYGIKPDAGPSLIFLTIPNLFAQMPGGQIWGMLFFVFLSFAALSTVIAVFENLIAFGMNLFGWQRKESVMINGILVVILSVPCVLGFNIWSGFQPLGPGTGILDLEDFIVSNNLLPLGSLVFVLFCTKKNGWTWENFLAEANDGLGTKMPAGVKNYLMYILPLFILTIYLKGYYDMFVKQGTGALIKWFCIAACFLLYILYGSMGTVKSKK, from the coding sequence ATGGCAGGACAAGATAATCCTATGGACTCTTTTGCGACCCGGCTCGGGTTTATTCTGGTATCGGCAGGATGTGCTATCGGTATTGGCAATGTTTGGAAATTTCCTTACCTGTGCGGTCAGTTTGGCGGAGCTGCCTTTATCCTGATCTATTTGATATTTCTTCTTATTATGGGCATTCCCGTCATGGTCTGTGAATTTGCCATCGGCCGCGGCAGCCGCCGCAGTGCCGCCAAGAGTTTTGACGTACTGGAACCGCCCGGCACACGCTGGCACAAATTTAAGTGGATCAGTATCATCGGCTGTTACATGCTGATGATGTACTATACGACCGTAACAGGCTGGATGCTCTACTATTGCTATCTTCATTTCAGAGGTGCCTTTATCGGAGCTACTCCAAAAGTCATCGGAGCCGCATTCGGAGCCATGCTGGGCAGTGCCTCTACAATGATGTTCTGGATGGTACTTGCCTGCGTCATCGGTTTTTTGGTTTGCTATTTCGGGATTCAAAATGGCGTTGAACGCATTACGAAGGTCATGATGGTCGCCCTGCTGCTTTTAATGGTTGCTTTGGCCATCCATTCCGTTTTCCTGGAAGGCGCAGAAAAAGGAATCGAATTTTACCTGGTACCCAATTTTGATGCGATTAACAAAATTGGCTGGGGCAACGTAATTTTTGCCGCCATGAGCCAGGCATTCTTTACGTTGTCCATCGGTATCGGCGCTATGCTGATTTTTGGTGCCTACCTGCCCCGCGGCCGCAGCTTGCTCGGCGAAGCTGTCACCATCACAGCGCTTGATACATTTGTAGCGCTGATGGCCGGCTTCATCATCATCCCGGCCTGCTTTGCCTATGGCATCAAACCGGATGCCGGTCCGAGCCTCATCTTCCTGACCATTCCAAACTTGTTTGCTCAAATGCCGGGCGGTCAGATTTGGGGTATGTTGTTCTTTGTTTTTCTTTCCTTTGCCGCTTTGTCGACGGTCATTGCCGTCTTTGAAAACCTCATCGCCTTTGGGATGAACCTCTTCGGCTGGCAGCGCAAAGAGAGCGTTATGATTAACGGCATTCTTGTAGTAATCCTGAGTGTCCCTTGTGTCCTTGGTTTTAATATCTGGTCCGGCTTCCAGCCACTGGGTCCCGGTACGGGCATCCTCGATTTGGAAGATTTCATCGTTTCCAATAACCTGCTGCCATTAGGCAGTCTTGTCTTTGTTCTGTTCTGTACAAAGAAAAACGGCTGGACCTGGGAAAACTTCCTGGCCGAGGCTAATGACGGTCTTGGTACCAAGATGCCTGCCGGCGTTAAGAACTACTTAATGTATATCCTTCCGCTCTTTATCCTGACAATCTACCTGAAGGGCTACTACGACATGTTTGTGAAGCAGGGCACCGGTGCTCTCATCAAATGGTTCTGCATCGCTGCCTGCTTCCTGTTGTATATCCTTTACGGAAGCATGGGGACAGTTAAGAGCAAAAAATAA
- a CDS encoding L,D-transpeptidase, with amino-acid sequence MKKGFFPRIAQHKKLLIGIFTCLLVLTGCFTLGYKGAGAFSEETKGRVVTSVGKTKLPNDPKTTAMKNQQAGEASKAEEKPAAPVSLTPGKTYKIIVDKSEHMLYLYDGDMVVRKWTCAVGRGGLGQKQRRGDNMTPVGTFRIDEIDDASSWTHDFGDGKGAIAGAYGPWFLSLDTNELSGGAWDGIGIHGTHDPASLGTDASEGCIRLDNRNLEELHRIARVGMLVEIRD; translated from the coding sequence ATGAAAAAAGGATTTTTTCCTAGAATTGCCCAGCATAAAAAACTGCTGATTGGAATTTTTACTTGTCTGCTCGTACTGACGGGCTGTTTTACCCTGGGATACAAAGGTGCAGGAGCCTTTTCGGAGGAGACAAAAGGCCGCGTCGTAACTTCTGTCGGCAAGACAAAGCTTCCGAATGATCCGAAGACGACTGCTATGAAGAATCAGCAGGCAGGAGAGGCATCAAAGGCTGAGGAGAAGCCGGCAGCACCAGTGTCCCTGACACCGGGAAAAACGTATAAAATCATCGTTGATAAGAGTGAACATATGCTGTATTTGTATGACGGGGATATGGTTGTCCGGAAATGGACCTGTGCCGTAGGACGCGGCGGATTGGGACAGAAACAGCGCCGCGGCGATAATATGACGCCTGTTGGCACATTCCGTATCGATGAAATTGATGATGCGTCTTCCTGGACTCATGATTTCGGAGATGGTAAAGGCGCCATTGCCGGAGCTTATGGACCCTGGTTCCTGAGCCTTGATACCAATGAACTGAGCGGGGGCGCCTGGGACGGCATCGGTATCCATGGTACGCACGACCCGGCAAGCCTGGGAACGGATGCTTCCGAAGGATGTATTCGGCTGGATAACCGAAACCTGGAGGAATTGCATCGTATTGCTCGTGTCGGAATGCTTGTGGAGATACGGGATTAA
- a CDS encoding HAD hydrolase family protein: protein MRKKYFFFDIDQTLGIGISQIVPPDAQACLDALQAAGHFVALATGRLQCDAAAFADKHGIHSIVADGGNSLTVDGKIIFMEGLPLNPVKKMLHYLTDIHRPWAVVKDNTFYRYSPYSDYPRKDPRNYMITRVAPVDIDALSTVYKVTYAQEPEGEEPSPQFGLPHLDYIDRTYLVEPVDKGLGVERMMERLGADPSDAVVFGDGMNDLTMFRPPFFSIAMGNARPELKKQADYITDPVDQGGVINACRHFGWIK from the coding sequence ATGAGAAAAAAATATTTCTTTTTTGATATCGATCAAACCCTGGGAATCGGCATCTCCCAGATTGTTCCGCCGGATGCACAGGCCTGTCTTGATGCCCTGCAGGCAGCCGGCCATTTTGTGGCGCTAGCGACAGGGCGTCTGCAGTGCGATGCAGCAGCGTTTGCCGATAAACACGGTATTCATTCTATTGTAGCTGACGGCGGTAATAGTCTGACAGTAGATGGAAAGATTATCTTTATGGAAGGTCTTCCGCTGAATCCGGTAAAAAAGATGCTGCACTATCTGACGGATATCCATCGTCCCTGGGCAGTGGTCAAAGATAATACATTCTATCGGTACTCGCCTTACTCTGATTATCCCCGCAAAGATCCGCGGAATTATATGATTACTCGCGTGGCACCCGTGGATATTGATGCTCTTTCCACAGTGTACAAGGTTACTTATGCTCAGGAACCGGAAGGAGAAGAGCCTTCTCCTCAATTTGGGCTTCCGCATCTTGATTATATCGATCGAACTTATTTGGTAGAACCTGTAGATAAAGGCCTTGGCGTGGAACGCATGATGGAGCGTTTGGGAGCAGATCCTTCCGATGCTGTCGTATTTGGAGACGGGATGAATGATCTCACCATGTTCCGCCCGCCGTTTTTCTCAATTGCTATGGGCAATGCACGGCCGGAACTCAAAAAACAGGCTGATTACATCACGGACCCGGTTGATCAGGGCGGAGTCATCAATGCCTGCCGTCATTTCGGCTGGATTAAATGA